A DNA window from Selenomonas sp. oral taxon 126 contains the following coding sequences:
- the nifJ gene encoding pyruvate:ferredoxin (flavodoxin) oxidoreductase, which translates to MAKKMKTMDGNTAAGYISYAFTDVAAIYPITPSSPMAEHVDSLAAKGMKNIFGQKVRLIEMQSEAGAAGAVHGSLQAGALTTTYTASQGLLLMIPNMYKIAGELLPGVFHVSARAIAASSLNIFGDHQDVMAARQTGVAMLAESSVQEVMDLAAVAHLVAIKGRVPFINFFDGFRTSHEIQKIEVVDYADLAKILDWDAVNEFRRRALNPDHPAVRGTAQNPDIYFQGREAVNRYYDAIPELVEEAMAQMAKITGREHHLFDYYGAPDADRVIIAMGSVCQTAEEVAEYLNAQGEKVGLLSVHLYRPFSVEHFFKYLPKTVQKVAVLDRTKEPGSLGEPLYLDVKAAYYSSGMNPVIVGGRYGLGGKDTTPDQVFAVYEELKKDEPMHGFTLGIVDDVTHRSLTPIHGDVNLTKEGTTACKFWGLGSDGTVGANKSAIKIIGDKTDMYAQAYFAYDSKKSGGITMSHLRFGKSPIISPYLINKADFISCSQQSYVRQYDLLAGLKKGGTFLLNTFWSDEELNTHLPASMRRYIASNDIQFYTVDAVHIARELGLGGRFNMVMQSAFFKLANIIPIDDAVKYLKDAVVTSYGSKGEKVVNMNNGAIDHGIESLHRVNVPAEWKDAVDEEVPVNAKTPEFITKIQNVMNRQEGDKLKISELLSMEDGTFPVGGTAFEKRGTAISVPVWRPEKCIQCNQCAFVCPHATIRPVLTTDEELAAAPEGMQSVKSRPAKGMNLTIAVSTLDCLGCGNCAQVCPGKALDMTLLDDNLRDAQKYFDYGVDTEKVSVKNVPMKKTTVIGSQFEQPLFEFSGACAGCGETPYAKLVTQLFGDRMMIANATGCSSIWGASAPAIPYTKNPKGYGPAWANSLFEDNAEYGLGMLLGTKAVRESIAAAVTQALEEKKGSAELQAAMQLWLEKRDSGEGTRDRADLLRELLEKEKGTDELLCRIYKDNDYFVKRSQWVFGGDGWAYDIGFGGVDHVLASGEDVNVMVFDTEVYSNTGGQASKSTPAAAIAEFAATGKKTKKKDLGIMAMSYGYVYVAQVDMGADQNQVLKAISEAEAYPGPSLIIAYSPCINHGIRKGMGCAQLEGKLAVECGYWTNYRYNPQLEEKGKNPFTLDSKEPDFSKFKDFLMGENRYTTLQRNFPEAAEALFEKTQKDAETRYNNYKKLAGKA; encoded by the coding sequence ATGGCCAAGAAAATGAAGACGATGGACGGAAATACAGCTGCCGGCTATATTTCCTACGCCTTTACGGATGTGGCGGCGATCTATCCGATCACGCCGTCGTCGCCGATGGCGGAGCACGTTGACAGCCTTGCTGCAAAGGGAATGAAGAATATCTTCGGGCAGAAGGTACGTCTCATCGAAATGCAGTCGGAGGCAGGTGCTGCGGGCGCAGTGCATGGCTCACTCCAGGCAGGTGCACTGACGACGACCTATACGGCATCGCAGGGGCTTCTGCTCATGATTCCGAATATGTATAAGATCGCGGGCGAGCTTCTGCCGGGCGTGTTCCATGTCAGCGCACGCGCCATTGCGGCGTCCTCGCTGAACATCTTCGGCGATCATCAGGATGTTATGGCGGCACGCCAGACGGGCGTTGCCATGCTCGCAGAGTCGAGCGTGCAGGAGGTTATGGATCTCGCTGCCGTGGCGCATCTCGTCGCGATCAAGGGGCGCGTTCCGTTCATCAACTTCTTTGATGGCTTCCGCACCTCGCATGAGATTCAGAAGATCGAGGTCGTGGACTATGCCGATCTCGCGAAGATTCTTGACTGGGATGCGGTCAATGAGTTCCGCCGCCGTGCGCTCAACCCGGATCATCCGGCGGTACGCGGTACGGCACAGAACCCCGACATTTACTTCCAGGGACGCGAAGCGGTCAATCGTTACTACGATGCCATTCCGGAACTCGTTGAAGAGGCGATGGCGCAGATGGCGAAGATCACGGGCCGTGAGCACCATCTCTTCGACTACTACGGCGCACCCGATGCAGATCGCGTCATCATCGCAATGGGCTCGGTTTGCCAGACGGCGGAGGAGGTTGCCGAATACCTCAACGCACAGGGCGAGAAGGTCGGGCTGCTCTCTGTTCACCTCTATCGTCCGTTCTCGGTCGAGCATTTCTTCAAGTATCTCCCGAAGACGGTGCAGAAGGTCGCTGTTCTCGACCGTACGAAGGAGCCGGGATCGCTCGGTGAGCCGCTTTACCTCGATGTCAAGGCGGCGTACTACAGCTCGGGGATGAATCCCGTCATTGTCGGCGGGCGCTATGGTCTCGGCGGCAAGGATACGACACCGGATCAGGTCTTTGCGGTCTACGAGGAGCTGAAAAAGGACGAGCCGATGCACGGCTTTACGCTCGGCATCGTTGACGATGTCACGCACCGCAGTCTCACACCGATCCACGGCGATGTCAACCTCACGAAAGAGGGGACGACGGCGTGCAAGTTCTGGGGTCTCGGTTCGGACGGCACGGTCGGCGCGAACAAGAGCGCGATCAAGATCATCGGCGACAAGACGGATATGTATGCGCAGGCATACTTTGCATACGACTCGAAGAAGTCGGGCGGCATTACGATGAGCCACCTGCGCTTTGGCAAATCGCCCATCATCAGCCCGTACCTCATCAACAAGGCGGACTTCATCTCCTGCTCGCAGCAGTCCTATGTCCGTCAGTACGACCTCCTCGCAGGTCTCAAGAAGGGCGGCACGTTCCTCCTCAATACGTTCTGGTCGGATGAGGAACTGAACACGCACCTGCCCGCATCGATGCGCCGCTACATCGCCTCCAATGACATTCAGTTCTACACGGTGGATGCCGTTCACATCGCCCGCGAGCTCGGTCTCGGCGGACGCTTCAACATGGTCATGCAGTCGGCGTTCTTCAAGCTTGCGAACATCATTCCCATCGACGACGCGGTCAAGTATCTCAAGGACGCGGTTGTCACATCCTACGGCAGCAAGGGCGAAAAGGTTGTCAACATGAACAACGGTGCGATCGATCACGGCATCGAGTCGCTCCACCGTGTGAATGTTCCTGCCGAGTGGAAGGATGCCGTGGATGAAGAGGTTCCGGTCAACGCAAAGACGCCGGAATTCATCACGAAGATTCAGAACGTCATGAATCGGCAGGAGGGTGACAAGCTCAAGATCTCCGAGCTGCTCAGCATGGAGGACGGCACATTCCCTGTCGGCGGTACGGCATTTGAGAAGCGCGGCACGGCGATCTCTGTCCCCGTATGGCGTCCGGAGAAGTGTATCCAGTGTAATCAGTGCGCCTTTGTCTGCCCGCATGCAACGATTCGTCCTGTGCTGACGACGGACGAGGAGCTTGCTGCAGCGCCCGAGGGCATGCAGTCCGTAAAGTCGCGTCCGGCGAAGGGGATGAACCTCACCATTGCCGTCTCGACGCTCGACTGCCTCGGCTGCGGTAACTGTGCACAGGTCTGCCCGGGCAAGGCGCTCGATATGACGCTGCTCGACGACAACCTCCGCGATGCGCAGAAGTACTTTGACTATGGCGTGGACACGGAGAAGGTCTCGGTCAAGAACGTCCCGATGAAGAAGACGACGGTCATCGGCTCGCAGTTCGAGCAGCCGCTCTTCGAGTTCTCGGGTGCGTGCGCAGGCTGCGGCGAAACGCCGTACGCAAAGCTCGTTACGCAGCTTTTCGGCGACCGCATGATGATCGCCAATGCAACGGGCTGCTCCTCCATCTGGGGCGCGAGCGCACCTGCAATCCCGTACACGAAGAACCCGAAGGGGTATGGCCCTGCATGGGCAAACTCGCTGTTCGAGGACAATGCGGAGTACGGCCTTGGAATGCTGCTCGGCACGAAGGCAGTGCGTGAGTCCATCGCGGCGGCGGTGACACAGGCACTCGAGGAGAAGAAGGGCTCTGCCGAGCTTCAGGCAGCAATGCAACTCTGGCTCGAAAAGCGCGACAGCGGTGAGGGCACGCGTGACCGCGCCGACCTCCTGCGCGAGCTGCTTGAGAAGGAGAAGGGGACGGACGAGCTTCTCTGCCGCATCTACAAGGACAACGACTACTTCGTCAAGCGTTCGCAGTGGGTGTTCGGCGGCGACGGCTGGGCATACGACATCGGCTTCGGCGGCGTGGATCACGTGCTTGCGTCGGGCGAGGATGTCAACGTCATGGTCTTTGATACCGAGGTCTACTCGAACACGGGCGGACAGGCATCGAAGTCGACTCCTGCGGCGGCGATTGCCGAGTTCGCAGCAACCGGCAAGAAGACGAAGAAGAAGGATCTCGGCATAATGGCGATGTCCTACGGCTACGTCTACGTTGCACAGGTGGATATGGGAGCCGACCAGAATCAGGTACTCAAGGCGATCAGCGAGGCGGAGGCATATCCGGGGCCATCCCTCATCATCGCGTACTCGCCGTGTATCAACCACGGCATCCGCAAGGGCATGGGCTGTGCGCAGCTTGAGGGCAAGCTCGCGGTCGAGTGCGGCTACTGGACGAATTACCGCTATAATCCGCAGCTTGAGGAGAAGGGCAAGAACCCGTTCACGCTCGACTCCAAGGAGCCGGATTTCTCGAAGTTCAAGGACTTCCTGATGGGTGAGAACCGCTATACGACGCTGCAGCGCAACTTC
- a CDS encoding magnesium transporter CorA family protein gives MLQIYKSMESGPLQELSLKTLTKGAWINIVNPTPYELKVVSTLTEVDPDFLRSALDDEERSHTDVEDDSVMILTNVPVYRGEDSYDTLPLAIILTDEHIITVCLEETPVMAEFNERTAKLFRTYKRTRFLFQILYKSDVFYLRYLRQISKLSEEIEDRLRHDMKNSEILRLLQLQKGLTYFNAALRSNGAVLDRLMRLRTNTSVHHIFKMYEEDEDLLEDVIIENKQAREMVEMYSKILARLADTFSSIVSNNLNLVMKFLTAITIILAIPTVISSFFGMNVPVPYEGDPLGFIRVVIIAVCVSSAVVYMLWRRDMF, from the coding sequence TTGCTGCAAATCTACAAATCCATGGAATCCGGCCCCTTGCAGGAGCTTTCGCTCAAGACGCTGACAAAGGGGGCATGGATCAACATTGTCAACCCGACGCCGTACGAGCTGAAGGTTGTCAGCACTCTTACAGAGGTTGACCCCGATTTCCTGCGCTCCGCGCTTGACGATGAGGAGCGGTCACATACGGACGTCGAGGATGACTCGGTCATGATCCTGACGAATGTGCCCGTCTATCGCGGCGAGGACAGCTACGACACGCTGCCGCTCGCGATTATTCTCACGGACGAGCACATTATCACCGTCTGCCTCGAGGAGACGCCCGTGATGGCGGAGTTCAACGAGCGCACGGCAAAGCTTTTCCGCACGTACAAGCGGACGCGGTTCCTCTTTCAAATCCTCTACAAGTCGGATGTGTTCTATCTGCGCTATCTGCGCCAGATCAGCAAACTCTCCGAGGAGATCGAGGATCGCCTGCGCCACGATATGAAGAACAGCGAGATCCTGCGCCTCCTGCAGCTGCAAAAGGGTCTGACGTACTTCAATGCGGCGCTGCGCTCGAACGGCGCCGTTCTCGACCGTCTCATGCGTCTGCGCACAAATACCTCGGTGCATCACATCTTCAAGATGTACGAGGAGGATGAGGATCTCCTCGAGGATGTCATCATCGAGAACAAGCAGGCGCGCGAGATGGTCGAGATGTATAGTAAAATTCTCGCACGACTCGCCGATACGTTCTCGTCGATCGTCTCAAACAATCTGAACCTCGTGATGAAATTCCTGACGGCAATTACGATCATCCTCGCGATTCCGACAGTGATCTCGAGTTTTTTCGGCATGAACGTGCCCGTGCCGTATGAGGGCGATCCGCTCGGCTTTATCCGCGTAGTCATCATCGCGGTCTGCGTTTCGTCTGCGGTCGTCTATATGCTCTGGCGGAGGGATATGTTTTGA
- the ychF gene encoding redox-regulated ATPase YchF: protein MSNLEVGIVGLPNVGKSTLFNAITKAGAEAANYPFCTIEPNVGVVAVPDARLKVLTDLYHSKKTTPASVRFVDIAGLVKGASKGEGLGNKFLEHIRQVDAVAHVVRCFESSDITHVEGAVDPLRDIDIIETELCLADLEAVEKRMAKVMKLLKSGSKEAKAEHAALERLKTALDEGKPAREVELSDEEQAMLRDLNLLTRKPILYIANVGEDEAATADVENPHVQTVKEYAARTGAEVVTVSARLEEEIAELDAEEAAVFLEDLGLSESGLDRLIHGAFALLGLQTFLTAGEDECRAWTITRGTTAPKAAGKIHTDFERGFIRAEIVNYDDLVTLGSVAAARDKGLVRLEGKEYVMRDGDVVNFRFNV from the coding sequence GTGAGCAATCTTGAGGTTGGAATCGTCGGACTGCCGAATGTGGGTAAAAGTACGCTGTTCAATGCGATTACGAAGGCGGGCGCGGAGGCGGCGAACTATCCGTTCTGCACGATTGAGCCGAATGTCGGCGTGGTGGCGGTGCCGGACGCGCGGCTGAAGGTGCTGACCGATCTCTATCACTCCAAGAAGACGACACCCGCGAGCGTGCGCTTCGTGGATATTGCAGGGCTTGTGAAGGGCGCATCAAAGGGCGAGGGGCTGGGCAACAAGTTCCTCGAGCACATCCGTCAGGTGGATGCCGTGGCGCACGTCGTCCGCTGCTTCGAGAGCTCGGACATCACCCACGTGGAGGGCGCAGTTGATCCGCTGCGCGACATCGACATCATTGAGACGGAGCTGTGCCTTGCCGATCTCGAAGCCGTGGAAAAGCGGATGGCAAAGGTGATGAAGCTGCTGAAATCCGGCAGCAAGGAGGCAAAGGCAGAACACGCCGCGCTTGAACGTCTGAAAACGGCGCTCGACGAAGGGAAGCCCGCGCGCGAGGTGGAACTCTCGGATGAGGAACAGGCGATGCTGCGCGATCTGAACCTCCTCACACGTAAGCCGATTCTCTATATTGCGAACGTCGGAGAGGACGAGGCGGCGACGGCGGATGTGGAGAATCCGCACGTGCAGACGGTCAAGGAGTATGCCGCGCGCACGGGCGCGGAGGTCGTGACGGTCTCGGCGCGGCTCGAGGAGGAGATTGCGGAGCTGGATGCGGAGGAGGCTGCTGTCTTCCTTGAGGATCTGGGGCTCTCCGAGAGCGGGCTTGACCGCCTCATTCACGGCGCGTTTGCCCTGCTCGGGCTTCAGACATTCCTCACGGCGGGCGAAGACGAGTGCCGCGCATGGACGATTACGCGCGGGACGACGGCACCGAAGGCGGCGGGCAAGATTCACACGGACTTCGAGCGCGGCTTCATCCGCGCGGAGATTGTGAACTATGACGATCTCGTCACGCTCGGCAGTGTGGCGGCTGCGCGCGACAAGGGGCTTGTGCGCCTCGAGGGCAAGGAGTATGTGATGCGCGATGGAGATGTTGTGAATTTCCGCTTCAATGTCTGA
- a CDS encoding DUF1858 domain-containing protein, protein MAITKDMSIIEIVQTYPDTVEILMNAGMGCLGCAAAHFENIEQGAMAHGIDIDALIDELNASIGETAAAQ, encoded by the coding sequence ATGGCGATTACAAAGGATATGAGCATCATCGAGATCGTGCAGACGTATCCCGACACCGTTGAGATTCTGATGAATGCGGGCATGGGCTGCCTCGGCTGCGCAGCGGCGCACTTCGAGAACATCGAGCAGGGTGCAATGGCACACGGCATCGACATCGACGCCCTCATCGATGAGCTGAACGCCTCAATCGGCGAGACAGCTGCGGCACAGTAA
- a CDS encoding class I SAM-dependent methyltransferase, which translates to MGENPSFSFWNAQWQEKFLERERHIRANPQVDYWDKRARDFSAMRKSNGYDYGRKVYGALRSVLDADSAMLDIGAGPGSFVIPFAEHIKFVTAVEPSHEMGNLLRENAAEADIDNYALIEEIMQDLPIGGELDSAFDLVTVSLVFWMYEDVWPLISQMEAYSSKYCAIIAEIPDHKNPRSASCCDVEEFQILYNMLISQGRFANVSVVDYRCERSVEDELQYRKLAYEQYAGDLTLAAQEKLRREVLAEARDGLCTVATRSAVIWWDRRDIVS; encoded by the coding sequence ATGGGAGAGAATCCGTCGTTTTCCTTTTGGAATGCGCAGTGGCAGGAGAAGTTCCTCGAACGAGAGCGGCATATCCGTGCAAATCCACAGGTGGACTATTGGGACAAGCGTGCACGGGACTTCTCTGCGATGCGCAAGAGCAATGGGTACGATTACGGCAGGAAGGTCTATGGAGCGCTGCGCTCTGTCTTGGATGCGGATTCCGCGATGCTGGATATTGGCGCAGGCCCCGGTTCTTTTGTCATCCCGTTTGCGGAGCATATCAAATTCGTCACAGCGGTCGAGCCGTCGCATGAGATGGGGAATCTCCTGCGGGAGAATGCCGCAGAAGCGGACATCGACAACTATGCGCTCATCGAAGAAATCATGCAGGATCTTCCAATCGGCGGCGAACTTGACTCTGCGTTTGATCTTGTGACGGTGTCGCTCGTCTTTTGGATGTATGAGGATGTTTGGCCGCTGATTTCGCAGATGGAGGCCTATTCGAGCAAATACTGCGCGATCATTGCGGAGATTCCGGATCATAAAAATCCAAGGTCGGCGAGCTGCTGCGATGTCGAGGAGTTCCAGATTCTCTACAATATGCTGATTTCGCAGGGACGTTTTGCCAACGTCAGTGTGGTTGACTATCGCTGCGAGCGCTCCGTGGAGGACGAGCTGCAATATCGAAAGCTCGCATACGAGCAATATGCGGGTGACCTTACTCTGGCTGCACAGGAAAAGCTCCGCAGGGAGGTTCTCGCCGAGGCGCGGGATGGTCTGTGTACGGTCGCAACGCGATCTGCTGTCATCTGGTGGGATCGGAGAGATATTGTTTCGTAG
- the amrA gene encoding AmmeMemoRadiSam system protein A, with protein MSILAAYAVPHPPLIIPSIGAGREAEIAETVRAYHEAMRAAAELRPDTVVIISPHAMAYDDFFHISPGEAAEGDFAAFGHPEITIGIEYDVDFVRALSHAAGERDVPAGTLGEKNAALDHGTMIPLFFLSEYLGDAPTKFVRIGVSGLPAHTHAMLGQVIAAAAEQLGRRTICIASGDLSHRLKEDGPYDIAPEGAEFDELCTAFMKTGDFLSLLQIPGSFAEAAGHCGLNGLWVLAGALDRAALTSRLHSYEGSFGVGYAVASFMVTGRDERRDYADQLVQTEDAAMAELRAREDAYVRLARTSIEHYIREHSYVPLLEGLPSELLEQRAGAFVSIKKYGKLRGCIGTFVPAQQTLAEEILYNAVSAAVHDGRFEPIEEDELNRLVYSVDVLSEPEPISSAAELDPKRYGVIVKSIADNRRGLLLPDLAGIDTAEEQLAVAREKARIHPKEEVALARFTVVRHR; from the coding sequence ATGTCGATTCTTGCTGCCTATGCCGTGCCGCATCCGCCGCTCATCATCCCCTCCATTGGCGCGGGACGGGAAGCGGAGATCGCCGAAACCGTGCGCGCATATCATGAGGCGATGCGCGCGGCGGCAGAGCTGCGCCCCGATACCGTCGTCATCATCAGCCCACATGCGATGGCATATGATGATTTCTTCCACATCTCGCCGGGCGAGGCGGCAGAGGGGGATTTTGCCGCGTTTGGACATCCCGAGATCACAATCGGGATCGAATACGATGTTGACTTTGTCCGCGCACTCTCTCACGCGGCAGGAGAGCGCGATGTTCCTGCGGGTACGCTCGGGGAGAAGAACGCTGCGCTCGATCACGGCACGATGATCCCGCTCTTCTTCCTGAGTGAGTACCTTGGCGATGCACCAACCAAATTCGTCCGCATCGGCGTGTCGGGGCTGCCCGCCCACACGCACGCCATGCTCGGACAGGTGATTGCGGCGGCAGCGGAGCAGCTCGGGCGGCGGACGATCTGCATCGCGAGCGGCGATCTCTCACACCGTCTGAAGGAGGACGGACCGTACGACATTGCGCCCGAGGGGGCGGAGTTTGATGAACTCTGTACGGCATTTATGAAGACGGGGGATTTCCTCTCACTCTTACAGATTCCCGGCAGCTTTGCCGAGGCGGCGGGGCATTGCGGGCTGAACGGGCTGTGGGTGCTCGCGGGCGCACTTGACCGCGCGGCGCTTACGAGCAGACTGCACAGCTATGAGGGGTCGTTCGGCGTGGGCTATGCCGTCGCCTCATTCATGGTGACGGGGCGGGATGAGCGCCGAGATTATGCAGATCAGCTCGTGCAGACAGAGGATGCGGCGATGGCAGAGCTGCGCGCACGAGAGGACGCATATGTGCGGCTTGCGCGGACGAGCATCGAGCACTATATACGGGAGCATAGCTATGTACCGCTGCTTGAGGGACTGCCGTCAGAGCTTCTGGAACAGCGCGCGGGGGCATTCGTCTCTATCAAGAAATACGGCAAGCTGCGCGGCTGTATTGGGACATTTGTACCCGCACAGCAGACTCTTGCCGAGGAGATCCTCTACAATGCCGTCTCGGCGGCGGTGCATGACGGGCGCTTCGAGCCCATCGAGGAGGACGAGTTGAATCGCCTTGTCTACTCGGTGGATGTGCTGAGTGAACCAGAGCCGATCTCCTCGGCAGCGGAACTCGATCCGAAGCGCTACGGCGTCATCGTCAAGAGCATTGCGGACAATCGGCGCGGGCTGCTGCTGCCCGATCTCGCGGGCATTGATACGGCAGAGGAGCAGCTCGCCGTTGCAAGAGAGAAGGCGCGTATTCATCCGAAGGAGGAGGTTGCGCTCGCACGCTTTACGGTTGTTCGTCATCGATAG
- a CDS encoding DEAD/DEAH box helicase yields MSVFERYAPFVRDYIYEQEWQNLRGIQIAAAEAIFHTDDHVLLTASTASGKTEAAFFPIITLFHEEPPTSVGCIYIGPLKALINDQFERLTELCRRADIPVWHWHGDVGQTHKARLMKRPSGILQITPESLEALLLHRHAAIPKLFGDLRFLVIDEVHSLLRGDRGGQTLCLIERLSRIAGVTPRRIGLSATIGDAKRVGDFLAAGTGRQTFVPQIEAKGSKWRLSLEHFYVRDTQAGEGRDDISVQPVLDAPTDTPPEHADPGLGYIFAHTRGKKCLVFVNSREECEAVTTTLRSYCERQHEPDRFLIHHGNLSAAFRETAEARMKDEDSLFTTCTTATLELGIDIGRLERAFQIDAPWTVSSFLQRMGRTGRRGQPQEMHFVVREDMPEARALLPATIPWKLLQGIALIQLYLEERWVEPPRLDRLPFSLLYHQTMSVAASCGELAPRALADRVLSLHVFHRITQDDYRILLRHLVQQEHLQVTERGGLIVGLAGERVVQSFRFYGVFQENEEYTVRSESQEIGTIVTPPPVGEKIAIAGHVWRVLEVDRKRHLVYCELVKGNVPAYFGECPGDIHTHILQRMRKVLREDLIPSYLLKNAVARLAQARMTARHSRAAEDVLIPLGGEMYALLPWLGSYAFLALERFLRIRCGARIGLRGFESMRPYFMQFTMKASPAEFFRVLAEEAAREFDPMELLYPDEVPIFDKYDEFLPTELVQRGFAHGVLDVKGMRETVLSWAHARIDSPAPS; encoded by the coding sequence ATGAGCGTATTCGAGCGTTATGCGCCCTTCGTGCGCGACTATATCTATGAGCAGGAGTGGCAGAATCTGCGCGGCATCCAGATTGCGGCGGCGGAGGCGATCTTTCACACGGACGATCACGTTCTTCTGACGGCATCCACCGCCTCCGGCAAGACCGAGGCGGCGTTTTTTCCGATCATCACGCTCTTTCACGAGGAGCCGCCGACCTCCGTCGGTTGCATCTACATCGGTCCGCTCAAAGCGCTCATCAACGATCAGTTCGAGCGGCTGACGGAGCTCTGCCGACGGGCGGATATTCCCGTCTGGCATTGGCATGGCGATGTGGGGCAGACACATAAGGCGCGCCTGATGAAGCGTCCGTCGGGCATCCTGCAGATCACGCCGGAATCGCTCGAGGCGCTGCTTCTGCACCGTCATGCGGCGATACCGAAGCTCTTTGGCGATCTGCGCTTCCTTGTCATCGACGAGGTGCACTCTCTCCTGCGCGGCGACCGCGGCGGGCAGACGCTCTGCCTGATCGAGCGTCTCTCGCGCATTGCGGGCGTCACGCCGCGCCGCATCGGTCTCTCGGCGACGATCGGCGATGCCAAGCGTGTGGGGGATTTCCTCGCGGCGGGGACGGGACGGCAGACCTTCGTGCCGCAGATCGAGGCAAAGGGGAGCAAGTGGCGGCTCTCCCTCGAGCATTTCTACGTGCGGGACACACAGGCAGGGGAAGGGCGCGATGACATCAGCGTGCAGCCCGTGCTGGATGCGCCGACCGATACGCCGCCCGAGCATGCCGATCCCGGGCTCGGCTATATCTTTGCCCATACGCGCGGGAAGAAATGTCTCGTCTTTGTCAACTCGCGCGAGGAGTGCGAGGCGGTGACGACGACGCTGCGCTCCTACTGTGAGCGTCAGCACGAGCCGGATCGCTTCCTCATCCATCACGGCAACCTCTCCGCCGCATTCCGCGAGACGGCAGAGGCGCGCATGAAGGATGAGGACAGCCTCTTCACAACGTGCACAACGGCGACGCTCGAGCTCGGCATCGACATCGGCAGACTCGAGCGCGCCTTTCAGATCGATGCGCCGTGGACGGTGTCGTCGTTTCTTCAGCGCATGGGGCGGACGGGGCGGCGCGGACAGCCGCAGGAGATGCACTTTGTTGTGCGCGAGGATATGCCGGAGGCACGCGCCCTCCTGCCAGCGACGATCCCGTGGAAACTCTTGCAGGGGATTGCGCTCATTCAGCTCTATCTCGAGGAGCGCTGGGTGGAGCCGCCGCGTCTCGACCGTCTGCCGTTCAGCCTGCTCTATCATCAGACGATGAGCGTTGCCGCGTCCTGCGGGGAACTCGCCCCGCGCGCACTCGCGGATCGCGTGCTGTCGCTGCATGTCTTTCACCGCATTACGCAGGACGACTACCGCATACTCCTGCGGCATCTCGTTCAGCAGGAGCATTTGCAGGTGACAGAGCGCGGCGGGCTGATTGTCGGTCTCGCGGGCGAGCGCGTCGTGCAGTCCTTCCGCTTTTACGGTGTCTTTCAGGAGAACGAGGAGTACACTGTGCGGAGTGAGTCGCAGGAGATTGGCACGATTGTCACGCCGCCGCCCGTCGGGGAGAAGATTGCGATTGCGGGGCACGTGTGGCGTGTCCTCGAGGTCGATCGCAAGCGTCATCTCGTCTACTGCGAGCTGGTGAAGGGGAATGTGCCCGCCTATTTCGGCGAGTGTCCCGGCGATATTCATACACATATCTTACAGAGGATGCGGAAGGTGCTGCGCGAGGATTTGATCCCGTCCTATCTGTTGAAAAATGCCGTTGCGCGTCTTGCGCAGGCACGCATGACGGCGCGGCACTCGCGTGCGGCGGAAGATGTGCTCATCCCCCTTGGCGGTGAGATGTACGCACTCCTGCCGTGGCTCGGCAGCTATGCCTTCCTCGCGCTCGAGCGCTTCCTGCGGATCCGCTGCGGCGCGCGGATCGGACTGCGCGGCTTTGAGTCCATGCGCCCGTACTTTATGCAGTTCACGATGAAGGCTTCGCCCGCAGAATTCTTTCGCGTACTTGCGGAGGAGGCAGCGCGGGAATTTGATCCGATGGAGCTGCTCTATCCCGATGAAGTGCCGATCTTTGACAAGTACGATGAGTTTCTGCCGACGGAGCTCGTGCAGCGCGGCTTTGCGCACGGCGTTCTGGATGTAAAGGGGATGCGGGAGACGGTGCTCTCGTGGGCGCATGCACGGATTGACAGCCCCGCGCCGTCGTGA